A single region of the Sandaracinaceae bacterium genome encodes:
- a CDS encoding helix-hairpin-helix domain-containing protein, translating into MSEETERRASPLAACGAILAVLAIVGLARGWDATQEAARAQEGVAHDAGIAPPPAPPDAGLGSEQIRRLLAEQPLDVNRATAEELELLPRIGPTLARRVIAEREANGPFESVEAMTRVRGIGPRTVAQLAPLAAVYPGDTDLRPVTDSSRRIENE; encoded by the coding sequence ATGTCGGAAGAGACCGAGAGGCGCGCGTCGCCCCTCGCGGCGTGCGGCGCGATCCTGGCCGTGCTCGCGATCGTGGGGCTGGCGCGAGGATGGGACGCGACGCAGGAGGCCGCGCGGGCGCAGGAGGGGGTCGCCCACGACGCGGGGATCGCGCCTCCCCCGGCGCCGCCGGACGCGGGCCTCGGCTCCGAGCAGATCCGGCGCCTCCTCGCCGAGCAGCCGCTCGACGTGAACCGCGCGACGGCGGAGGAGCTGGAGCTGCTGCCGCGGATCGGCCCGACGCTCGCGCGCCGCGTGATCGCCGAGCGCGAGGCGAACGGGCCCTTCGAGAGCGTGGAGGCGATGACGCGCGTGCGCGGGATCGGGCCGCGCACGGTCGCCCAGCTGGCCCCCCTCGCGGCGGTCTACCCAGGCGACACCGATCTGCGCCCTGTCA